A single window of Salmo trutta unplaced genomic scaffold, fSalTru1.1, whole genome shotgun sequence DNA harbors:
- the LOC115186590 gene encoding uncharacterized protein LOC115186590 has translation MAIVSCFSYSWKKRRHLAEVQIQLGLPSHQLITESATSWGSRQQMTERVLEQEGALAKVLSNDKKTRHLVPTWQDLEVLEAVQKVLKPLQDFTNALSGEEYVTLSSVKPVLHLFNDSLLACEEGDSELCKSIKTSIVEYLNRKYSDPATTDLLEMASFVDPRFRATYISSEKVDALKHRAVLEVETLLADQSSCQPPHLRVPTEPEPADGEAAVAPKAKTLASSSSAQPPTLRHQPRGRLLKMNCQVTCSQQVWRVTLIPSSGGRIMKLSFQL, from the exons ATGGC AATTGTAAGCTGTTTTTCGTACAGCTGGAAGAAAAGGAGACATCTTGCTGAAGTCCAGATTCAGCTGGGTCTGCCAAGTCACCAACTCATAACCGAGTCTGCCACAAGCTGGGGATCAAGGCAGCAGATGACAGAGAGAGTCCTGGAGCAGGAAGGAGCACTGGCCAAAGTCCTGTCTAATGACAAAAAGACCAGGCACCTTGTCCCTACCTGGCAGGACTTAGAGGTCCTAGAAGCAGTCCAAAAGGTCCTGAAACCTCTCCAGGACTTTACCAATGCTTTGTCAGGTGAGGAGTACGTCACTCTATCATCTGTAAAACCTGTGCTGCACCTTTTTAACGACAGTCTCCTGGCATGTGAAGAGGGTGATAGCGAGCTTTGCAAATCAATCAAGACCAGCATTGTTGAGTACCTCAACCGCAAGTATTCTGACCCAGCCACTACTGACCTATTGGAGATGGCTTCATTTGTGGATCCACGCTTCAGGGCCACCTATATCTCAAGTGAAAAAGTTGATGCATTGAAGCACAGAGCTGTCTTGGAGGTGGAGACGCTACTGGCTGATCAGAGCAGCTGTCAACCGCCTCACCTACGTGTGCCAACTGAGCCTGAGCCTGCAGATGGAGAAGCAGCAGTGGCACCAAAAGCTAAGACACTGGCTTCTTCAAGCAGCGCACAGCCACCAACACTGCGCCACCAACCAAGAGGGAGGCTATTGAAAATGAACTGTCAAGTTACTTGCAGTCAGCAAGTGTGGAGAGTGACACTGATCCCCTCAAGTGGTGGAAGGATCATGAAGTTGTCTTTCCAGCTCTGA